DNA from Pseudocitrobacter corydidari:
TCTCCGGTTTGTTAACGGATTCTGATTGATTATTCATTATTGTTCCTGATTAAAGGGAAGGATTAATTGAGAGTGACACTTCGAAGAATGACATAGGGACCATTGCGATCCTGACGACGTTCAGCAAATACGGCCAGAACGCCGCGTATATCTTCCACCTCGCGGCCAGCATAATGGCAGATACTGCCTGACCATTTATATTTGCCTTTACAGAAGCGAAACAGCCGGGATCTAGGGTGCTGACGGTATATCGCCATCGCCTGACGTTTGCTGATAATTTTCATGCTATTGCTTTCCTCTGAAATTACAGCCAGCCCCGTTCAGCAAATGAGACGATATCCATTCCACCAACCACCAGGTGGTCCAGCAACCGGATATCTACCAGATCCAATGCCTGTTTAAGACGTTCTGTGATTCGTCTGTCAGCATCGCTGGGTTCTGAATGCCCAGAGGGGTGATTATGTGCGAGTACGGCCGCTGCTGCGTTATGCTTCAGGCCTGCCTTCACCACTTCGCGTGGATGCACACTTATGCTGTTGATGGTTCCGAGGAACAGTATGTCATCGACAATAAGCCGGTGCTGATTGTCCAGCCACAGGACTGTGAATGCCTCGCGATCCAGTGGGGCAAGCTGCAGGCGTAGCCAGTCGCGGACGGCGTGACTGGAAGTAAAGGCCGCGCCAGGTTCACGTAACTGTCTCTCCAGTAAAGCCAGCGCTTCCAGGATGGTTCGCTGTGCAGAGGCAGGTAATTCACAGGCAAACAGCGATAGCTGCTGTTTCATGGTCATCCCCTTTAATCGATGAGGTGCATAATGGAACTGCATTCGGGGTGATTCAGTGCATAGTCCCGAAGCCGGTAATAGTGAGCAGTCATGGCATCACACTCCGTGCGGCAGGCATGGTGACTGTATTCCAGCAGACAGGCCGCGATACCCGCTGCCTCAGCGCTCATTTCAGCACTGTTGCCATTCATGGTATTGAACAGTGTCCATTTATCACCGGTGTCACCATCCGGCTCCGGAGTCATAAACACGCCGCCGTTGCTGAGTGTGTAAAAATTCCAGATGCCGCCGTGGTAATCCTCACAGAGCCGGTCCATCCACGCGAAGATGCGGGGCTCCAGCAGTATCCACTGCGGGATACCGGCAAAATGTTGCGGCCAGAAATGAAGTCGCTGTGTATCAGGCAGCAGCGTGGCGGTGATGGTCGGGACCTGTTCTGTGTCCGCTGTCACGGACGAATGATTCATGTTCATGGGTGTTCCTTGTGTAAGAGTGTGAGTACGCCGTTCAGAGAAGGGCGGTGGCGTGAGTAATAATGAAAATCAGGGGGAGAAGAGCAGATATGTGGAGATGTGCTGTGCAGAAAGAAACCGCAGCGCGTCAGTCTGGCATTAACAGCAGACATAACCGGGGACACGAATGTGCATAACCATCGATGTCGCTCAGGCAGGGCCATACGCCACCGATATCTGCCAGTCTGCACAAGCTGAGTTCGCCAGGCAGGTATGCGCACCAGGCACAGAGGTCATCATCGGAGATGGAACGGCAGAAAGCAGCATCGCTCAGGGAACCAGGATAAACGCCGGCCTTGTGGATATTTTCAGGGAGAACGGGCATCAGCTCAGTACCTGCTGCATCTCTTCAGCCATCACCCACAGCGCGCGGTTGAGCTTTATGTCGCTGTCGATACCGTTCACTGCCCGCGTGCGGCTGCGTTTGCCCTGTACGGAACGACCGGATAACCCGCCTTTCTGTAGGTTTTCCTGCAGACGATTGAAGACCGTCCAGAGGTCGTTCTGCTCATCCTGCCAGCGGCGTGGTGCCAGAATCTGCGTCTCTGTGACCGGTTGATGCTCTTCTCCAAAACGGTACGTCAGGGCTGCTTTCGCCAGCGCCTGCTGCGCCGGGGGAGGCAGCAACAGAGACTGCATGGCATCACGCTTCTCCTCCACCCGGTCAAATACGCCGAGCACCTCATAAGCCCCCTCAATGACCTTTTCCACCACATCGCCTTTATGCGGTACGCGAACCTCACCGAAGGACGTCCCGCAGACCAGGCCGTTACAGCAGACACTACGGAACAGCCCCGGCAGCATCTGGTAGCTGCTGGAGCCGTCATGCGAGTTGAGCAGAATAATTTCCGGGACCTGCTGACCGGTGATTTGCCCGGCACGGCGCAGGCGCAGCATATGCTTCGTGTGTTCCCGGCGGCTCTGGTCACGGACACGGGTCTGGCAGGCAAAGAAGGGTTGAAAACCTTCGCGCTGGAGGCTCTCCAGCAGGGTGATGGTGGGGATATAAGCATACCGCTCGCTGCGGGAGGCATGCTTGTTTTCACCGAACACACTGGGGGTATGCTGCATCAGTTCATCATGGGTTAAGGGACGGTCGCGACGAATCAGGTTAACGCGACCAAAGCGGCTGGCTAATTTCATGGGGTTTACCTTTGTGGATGACATAAACGAAAAAGCCCTGCTCGTATGAGCAGGGCTTCAGAGAGGGTGTATCAGGGAACGGCGGGATTCTGTAGTGACAGCAAAAGTTACCGCGTGGTTACTTCGGATCCGTATTGGTTGGGTTATTCTCTGCCGGTAAAGTGGCTTCAGCAGGCGTAGCCGTTAAGCCCCCCTGGATAATTTTGTGTTTAGCAAAAGCCTCCGGCATCGCATTGATGCAGTAAGTGATATAAAAGACATTGAAGATAATGACGTAGAACACATTCATCTTCAGTTCGAACTTAAAGGTGTTCAGTACATAACTCTGCAGTGCTGTTCGGGCTTTAAATGCCCAGATGATGTACATCACGGCACTGGCAATAGATAACACGCCGCCGAGCATGGCAATGGCATCCATGGTCGGGTCATAACCATAGAGTTCCGGGTCGGTGGTGCCCATTACACTGAGCTGGCGCGAAATGCCGTAGCAGATGGCTATCCACAGCACATAAAGGTCAGAAGAGAACGGGACCTTAGTGGTATCAATAATGATGCTTTGCTTACGGTAGAGCCACATTAGTGGATAGATACCGAAGGTAACGAAAGAGAGTAAGACAAAATTCAGCGTTTTTGTGTTCAGTCGGGCGCTGAGGTCGGTAATGGCAGGCATGGTTTATCCTTAAAAGGTTGAAGTTTCACAAGCGGAAGTAAAAGAGACGGTATTCAGTCAGATGGAGACGGGTTATTTTCCGGAGTACATGTGGTTGCGGACTTTCACCCACCATTTACCGTTACTGATTTTGTAATCAACTTTTTCGTCATTACATTCATCAATTTCGGGGCCGACGTATTTTCCGGTTTCAAGGTTCAGGACAGCGATATTGCCTGCCGGGCAGGACATGCCCATATCGGTATGCAGAATAGCGAATTTGCCTCCGGAGGCTGCGACAGACGTTCCTGCGCCCAGCGTCATCATTTCATCGCTGTCGATATGGACCCACTCCTGTTTTCCGCCGCAGCCATTGCACCACAGACCATCCCCGTTTACGGTGCTGGCCAGCGTATAGGTGCTGTCAGGGATACTGACCTGGGTTGTGATGGTGGCGGCCACCGCAGGGATTGCCAGGGGCAATATCGCGGCACTCAACACCACATTCATTAAACTTTTCATTATTCACCTCACTGATTGGCGTCCCAGAACTCTTTAAAGCCACGCCCGCTGATTTTAAACTTGCCGGTAATATCAGAGAGCGTGACGACATGGCCATATTCACGCAGATAATTCACCAGCCATTGCTGAGTGGCTTTACCCCGAATAATCAGGGATATCTGGCATTCGCCTTTTTTCTGCCAGATATGCCGCTCCCCCTGAACCGGGTGTTCATTCAGCGTCAGTGTCACGCTCTCAGCCTCCGGCGTCTGGCAGGTCTTCTTGTTTCTCTCATTGGTCTTCACCTGGATATATTCATATCCAGGCGTGTCATCCATGGAAAACGTGCTGTTTCGGTTAATCGTGTAGTAATACTCTCCGCTGGCATATCCCCAGTCTCCGTCGGCCATAGCCGGTGAGGATGAGAGAGCCAGAAGTGCCAGTGCAGGCAGGGTCAGTTTCTTCATGTTTATTTCCTTATGGGGCAAAGGTATCGACGAGGAAAATCATGGCGAACACGATGAATATCGTGAGCAGAACGTTGATGATGAAGCAGCGGAAGATTTTCCGTGCCAGCCGGTGCGGGAATGCCATCGGGAACCTCAGTCTCTGACAATGAGAAAGAAGAGTAACCCGGCAAGAATCGGGTCAATTATCATCGCGAGAATAAACCATCCCCAGAATGACCTTCCGGCACCTTTGGCCAGAAACCCCAGCACAATGGCCAGAAAAATCCATAACAAAACCAGTGGCATGTCATCTCCTTACAATGTTTGGATGTGCGTCTCCATATCTGTTTTATTTCAATCAGATAGCAGCATTTCAGCTCAAGTTTATAACCCGGGTGAGTGAAGGGATAATGAATAAAACAGATCGGAACGATCGACAAAATCGATCATGAACAAGCAAAACTCTTTATCGCTGGACGTGCAAAACTAATCGAAAAAGAAGGACCAGACGCTGCGGGCCACATGGGCAACGGTGTGTGTCACAGCCTGCAGGGCCTGCCGGACAAGCAGTGGCAGTGGTGCGCTGTCAATGACGTAGTCAAGGGTATCAACAACGGCGTCGCCAAAGCTGCTGCGGGCGGTTTCCCTGACGGGCGCGGAGTGATATGACTGATGCAGATGAGGCAGCAGCGGGCTGCGTACCTGCTTTGGGAGGCGATTTATCATCTGCTCCACGATGTGGGCCAGGTGATAACGCCCCTTCACTGAAACAGGAATAACAGCATCTTCCTGTATACCCAACTGACTGGCGACGGCCTGCTGTTTACGTTTAATGTGTTCAAGCTGGCCGGGCGATGGCATCGCAGTGTGTTGGTTCCACTGCTCGGATGGCTCTACTTTATCCACCTGATTGAGCACCCAGAGTACCGGCGGCATGGTGTTACCGCACCGGGCCTGAATGAACTGATAAAACGTCTCTTCCACGGAGAATGCCCGGTCGTCCGCCTTTAGTACCCACAGCACCATATCCAGCTTCGGGAGCTGCTCCCGATAGAGCTCACGGTATTCAGTGTCCCGCTGCAGGTTTTCACCCACGCCAGGCAGGTCCACCAGCGTAAGGTAATGCTGACCAAATCGCAGACGTACACGCTGTGGTTCACGGGTACAGGCCTCCACGGCATTAACTGCGCAGACTTCGCTGCGGAACAGGGCATTGCAGAGCGACGATTTACCTGCACCTGTTTTTCCCATAATACCAATGACAGGTTCGTAAGTAATAAGCTGGCTGAGCTCCTTAATCAGCGTGTGGCGTAATGTACGGGGATAGCGGCGTAAATGGCGGCGGATAATCTGATATCCGGATGGTTGTTTCATTGAATACTCCTCAGAAATAAAACAGGCCATCCCGGAGGATAGCCTGATGAATAAGTTATGCTGTTATTCAATAAAGTAATATATACATGAGATTTTTTTAATCCCGAGCTACCTTGTTTTTCTTTTTTATTCCTGTATTAGTAACATCTTCTTTCTTTGCTTTTCGTTTTTCAGATTTCTCTTTTTTTTCTTTAGCTGTACGATAAGTTAAGTCATCGGAGAAACTTATAGCACGAATATTACCCAATGTATTGAATCGCATTGCTTGTAATTGAAAAAATGCCTTGTGTCCCTTTGGTGTATTTGTTAGAGCCTTTACTATACGTTTTTTAAAACTAGATACATAGCTACCTACTAAACTTGGAAATTCATCTATAAGTATATCTCTCTCATTTTCAAAATGTCTTATTCTATTTCCCGGGCTGCGCATTATCAATCCGGGAACATCATCACTACAAGGTTTGTGCTGTGACTCAA
Protein-coding regions in this window:
- a CDS encoding DUF987 domain-containing protein — encoded protein: MKIISKRQAMAIYRQHPRSRLFRFCKGKYKWSGSICHYAGREVEDIRGVLAVFAERRQDRNGPYVILRSVTLN
- the radC gene encoding RadC family protein, yielding MKQQLSLFACELPASAQRTILEALALLERQLREPGAAFTSSHAVRDWLRLQLAPLDREAFTVLWLDNQHRLIVDDILFLGTINSISVHPREVVKAGLKHNAAAAVLAHNHPSGHSEPSDADRRITERLKQALDLVDIRLLDHLVVGGMDIVSFAERGWL
- a CDS encoding antirestriction protein, giving the protein MNMNHSSVTADTEQVPTITATLLPDTQRLHFWPQHFAGIPQWILLEPRIFAWMDRLCEDYHGGIWNFYTLSNGGVFMTPEPDGDTGDKWTLFNTMNGNSAEMSAEAAGIAACLLEYSHHACRTECDAMTAHYYRLRDYALNHPECSSIMHLID
- a CDS encoding DUF932 domain-containing protein, which encodes MKLASRFGRVNLIRRDRPLTHDELMQHTPSVFGENKHASRSERYAYIPTITLLESLQREGFQPFFACQTRVRDQSRREHTKHMLRLRRAGQITGQQVPEIILLNSHDGSSSYQMLPGLFRSVCCNGLVCGTSFGEVRVPHKGDVVEKVIEGAYEVLGVFDRVEEKRDAMQSLLLPPPAQQALAKAALTYRFGEEHQPVTETQILAPRRWQDEQNDLWTVFNRLQENLQKGGLSGRSVQGKRSRTRAVNGIDSDIKLNRALWVMAEEMQQVLS
- a CDS encoding DUF4234 domain-containing protein; its protein translation is MPAITDLSARLNTKTLNFVLLSFVTFGIYPLMWLYRKQSIIIDTTKVPFSSDLYVLWIAICYGISRQLSVMGTTDPELYGYDPTMDAIAMLGGVLSIASAVMYIIWAFKARTALQSYVLNTFKFELKMNVFYVIIFNVFYITYCINAMPEAFAKHKIIQGGLTATPAEATLPAENNPTNTDPK
- a CDS encoding GTPase family protein, which produces MKQPSGYQIIRRHLRRYPRTLRHTLIKELSQLITYEPVIGIMGKTGAGKSSLCNALFRSEVCAVNAVEACTREPQRVRLRFGQHYLTLVDLPGVGENLQRDTEYRELYREQLPKLDMVLWVLKADDRAFSVEETFYQFIQARCGNTMPPVLWVLNQVDKVEPSEQWNQHTAMPSPGQLEHIKRKQQAVASQLGIQEDAVIPVSVKGRYHLAHIVEQMINRLPKQVRSPLLPHLHQSYHSAPVRETARSSFGDAVVDTLDYVIDSAPLPLLVRQALQAVTHTVAHVARSVWSFFFD